From one Actinomycetota bacterium genomic stretch:
- a CDS encoding ribose-phosphate diphosphokinase gives MELLVRKQLVLYSGSSHPELAEDVSKLLDVNLGDVDIHRFLNGEIYVRFLESVRGSDVFVIQTHVTPVNEHIMETLVMLDALKRASAARITIVLPFYPYSRMDQKTLAREPISAKLMADLLHTAGADRVISTDLHAGQIQAFFNFPFDHLTTRPLLVDYLAKEIGGDMMLVSPDAGRAKLVDKFANALGAPLAILHKRRDPNRHNVSETLDVVGDVQGRRCVLVDDIIETAGTLCDAARVLAEHGAAEVYAVATHAVLSGPAVDRLRNSVIKKVVVTNSLPIAPEKRFEKLDVVSIAPVIADAIRAVFEDESVSSIFGGDNA, from the coding sequence GCTGGTTCGCAAGCAGCTTGTCCTGTACTCGGGGTCGTCTCACCCGGAGCTGGCGGAGGACGTCTCGAAGCTGCTGGACGTGAACCTCGGGGACGTAGACATCCACCGCTTCCTCAACGGGGAGATCTACGTGCGGTTCCTGGAGTCTGTCCGGGGGTCCGACGTGTTCGTGATCCAGACCCACGTGACTCCGGTCAACGAGCACATCATGGAGACCCTCGTAATGCTCGATGCGCTGAAGCGCGCTTCGGCGGCCAGGATCACGATCGTGCTGCCCTTCTACCCGTACTCACGGATGGACCAGAAGACGCTGGCGCGGGAGCCCATCTCGGCGAAGCTGATGGCCGACCTGCTCCACACCGCCGGGGCGGACCGCGTCATCTCCACCGACCTGCACGCCGGACAGATCCAGGCGTTCTTCAACTTTCCGTTCGACCACCTGACCACCCGACCGCTGCTGGTGGACTACCTGGCCAAAGAGATCGGCGGCGACATGATGCTGGTTTCCCCGGACGCAGGCCGAGCCAAGCTCGTGGACAAGTTCGCCAACGCTCTTGGGGCCCCGCTGGCGATCCTGCACAAGCGGCGCGACCCGAACAGGCACAACGTGTCGGAGACGCTGGATGTGGTCGGTGACGTCCAGGGGCGCCGTTGCGTGCTCGTGGACGACATCATCGAAACGGCCGGGACGCTGTGCGACGCCGCCCGGGTTCTGGCAGAGCACGGGGCGGCCGAGGTCTACGCGGTCGCGACCCACGCGGTGCTTTCGGGACCGGCCGTCGACCGGCTGCGCAACTCGGTCATCAAAAAGGTGGTCGTGACCAACAGCCTTCCGATTGCGCCCGAGAAGCGGTTTGAGAAGCTCGACGTGGTTTCGATCGCACCGGTCATAGCTGACGCCATACGGGCGGTGTTCGAAGACGAGTCGGTATCCAGCATCTTCGGCGGCGACAACGCCTAG